Proteins from a genomic interval of Chanos chanos chromosome 3, fChaCha1.1, whole genome shotgun sequence:
- the LOC115808811 gene encoding DELTA-thalatoxin-Avl1a-like, with translation MDKLGTVSAAMSVSRVVSEISCRSCTIKLENHSEVYSLVKPSTWMNSGYNSHPPSPTVDVKATEVCAFSKTAVGARGAVGVLTYELLERKKCTDKMMAIMFSVPFDYSLYENWLAVGVFEHTRPCDDTLFNLMYYDSDPAFIRAKAKHPSIVYTWESMEIRAVMSNAGTAITEVEIHDKS, from the exons ATGGACAAGTTGGGAACTGTGTCTGCTGCTATGAGTGTTAGCCGGGTAGTCAGCGAGATCTCCTGTCGCAGTTGCACCATAAAACTTGAAAATCACAGTGAGGTCTACTCACTTGTCAAACCCAG TACCTGGATGAACAGCGGCTACAACAGCCACCCTCCATCACCCACTGTGGACGTCAAGGCAACGGAGGTGTGTGCCTTCTCCAAGACAGCAGTCGGTGCCAGAGGGGCTGTAGGTGTTCTGACTTACGAGctactggagagaaaaaaatgcactgaTAAGATGATGgccatcatgttctctgtgcctTTTGACTACAGCCTCTATGAGAACTGGCTGGCAGTTGGTGTTTTTGAACACACTCGACCGTGTGATGACACACTGTTCAATCTCATGTACTATGATTCTGACCCCGCATTCATTCGTGCCAAAGCCAAACACCCTAGTATAGTGTACACATGGGAATCAATGGAAATCAGGGCTGTCATGAGCAATGCAGGCACAGCTATTACTGAGGTGGAGATCCATGACAAGAGCTAA